A window of the Sardina pilchardus chromosome 21, fSarPil1.1, whole genome shotgun sequence genome harbors these coding sequences:
- the slc39a13 gene encoding zinc transporter ZIP13 (The sequence of the model RefSeq protein was modified relative to this genomic sequence to represent the inferred CDS: added 69 bases not found in genome assembly), with protein sequence MYLQSVLRSVLRMRPGLAPLRPPVWAAAASLLVGAALLVVACTGSSGGRHMAQTAVAQATVAAAGPGPWCAEELLGFRPLAELLAGDGADVWLCSLAGAVAVGLSGIFPLLVIPIEAGAALKTEAGGRKLKRLLSFAIGGLLGDVFLHLLPEAWTHTCTPEGGVEQHYRSQGLWVLLGLLSFLLLEKMFPDEDSPNDTATATAIGGSVVNSSTSCSNGFCHDTKTSSLLQPPMKIKTSGYLNLLANCIDNFTHGLAVAGSFLVSRKVGCLTTFAILLHEIPHEVGDFAILLRAGFDRWSAARMQFYTALGGVLGACFALSAQSQRGAEGATAWILPYTSGGFLYIALVNVVPDLLEETNPRESLLQILLLCCGIAVMAILSAVVD encoded by the exons ATGTATCTCCAGAGTGTGTTGCGGTCGGTGTTGCGTATGAGGCCGGGGCTGGCCCCCCTGCGCCCCCCCGTGTGGGCTGCTGCCGCCTCGCTGCTGGTGGGCGCCGCCCTGTTGGTCGTGGCCTGCACGGGCTCCTCGGGGGGGCGGCACATGGCCCAGACGGCGGTCGCCCAGGcgacggtggcggcggcgggccCCGGGCCCTGGTGTGCCGAGGAGCTGCTGGGGTTCCGGCCGCTGGCCGAGCTGCTGGCGGGGGACGGCGCGGACGTGTGGCTCTGCTCGCTGGCCGGAGCCGTCGCCGTGGGACTCAGCGGCATCTTCCCGCTCCTCGTCATCCCCATCGAGGCTGGAGCTGCGCTCA TGTTCCTGCACCTTCTTCCTGAAGCCTGGACACACACCTGTACTCCAG AGGGCGGTGTGGAGCAGCACTACCGTAGTCAGGGCCTGTGGGTGCTGCTGGGCCTGCTCTCCTTcctgctgctggagaagatgtTTCCAGACGAGGACTCCCCCAACGACACCGCCACTGCCAcg gCCATCGGGGGCAGTGTAGTGAACAGTAGCACATCTTGCAGTAATGGCTTCTGTCATGACACCAAAACAAGCTCTCTCCTGCAGCCGCCAATGAAgatcaag aCTAGTGGCTATCTGAACCTGCTGGCCAACTGCATAGACAACTTCACGCACGGCCTGGCAGTGGCTGGGAGCTTCCTGGTCAGCAGAAAg GTTGGGTGTCTCACCACCTTTGCCATCCTGCTTCATGAAATTCCACATGAG gtgggggaCTTTGCGATCCTGCTGAGGGCGGGCTTTGACCGCTGGAGTGCTGCGCGTATGCAGTTCTACACGGCGCTGGGCGGAGTCCTGGGAGCCTGCTTCGCCCTCTCCGCCCAATCACAGCGCGGCGCAG AGGGCGCCACTGCCTGGATCCTGCCCTACACCTCCGGGGGCTTCCTCTACATCGCCCTGGTGAACGTGGTACCTGACCTCCTGGAGGAGACCAATCCAAG ggaGTCTCTGCTGCAGAtcctgttgttgtgttgtggaaTCGCGGTCATGGCCATTCTCTCAGCCGTCGTTGactga